In one Salipiger abyssi genomic region, the following are encoded:
- the accB gene encoding acetyl-CoA carboxylase biotin carboxyl carrier protein, translating into MSKDTHEADVAFIKALAELLRDNDLTELQVKRDYGEDDSLNVRVSRMMPQAAPAVTQVAAPAPAAAPAAATPAAETAPEDPAAHPGAVTSPMVGTVYMQPEPGAPSFISVGQQVREGDTLVIVEAMKTMNHIPAPHAGTVKRILVEDGAPVEYGAPLVILE; encoded by the coding sequence ATGAGCAAAGACACCCACGAAGCCGACGTGGCCTTCATCAAGGCATTGGCGGAACTGCTCCGGGACAACGATCTGACGGAGCTTCAGGTCAAACGCGATTACGGCGAGGATGACAGCCTCAATGTGCGGGTCAGCCGCATGATGCCGCAGGCGGCGCCCGCCGTCACTCAGGTCGCAGCCCCTGCGCCCGCGGCAGCACCGGCAGCCGCCACCCCCGCCGCCGAGACCGCGCCCGAGGATCCCGCCGCCCATCCCGGCGCGGTGACCTCGCCCATGGTCGGCACCGTCTACATGCAGCCCGAACCCGGCGCGCCCTCCTTCATCTCGGTCGGTCAGCAGGTGCGCGAAGGCGACACGCTGGTGATCGTCGAGGCGATGAAGACCATGAACCACATCCCCGCCCCGCATGCGGGCACGGTCAAGCGCATCCTCGTCGAGGACGGCGCCCCCGTCGAATACGGCGCCCCTCTGGTCATCCTCGAGTAA
- the accC gene encoding acetyl-CoA carboxylase biotin carboxylase subunit, with protein sequence MFDKILIANRGEIALRVIRACREMGIASVAVHSTADADAMHVRMADETICIGPAPSPESYLSPLAIISACEVTGAQAIHPGYGFLSENARFVQMVEDHGLTFIGPSAEHIRVMGDKITAKDTMKALGVPCVPGSEGGVPDVEAAKKIGREFGYPVIIKATAGGGGRGMKVANSEAEMERAFQTARAEGKAAFGNDEVYIEKYLQKPRHIEIQIFGDGKGNAVHLGERDCSLQRRHQKVFEEAPGPCITPEERKRIGETCAKAVADLKYSGAGTIEFLYEDGEFYFIEMNTRLQVEHPVTEAIFGVDLVREQIRVAEGYPLSFTQEDLTIDGHAIEVRINAEKLPNFTPCPGKITQYHAPGGLGVRMDSALYQGYAIPPYYDSLIGKLIVKGRDRTEALSRLNRALGELIVDGVDTTVPLFHALLQEDAILAGDYNIHWLEKWLAKDPFSAG encoded by the coding sequence ATGTTCGACAAGATTCTCATCGCCAACCGGGGCGAGATCGCGCTGCGCGTCATCCGCGCCTGCCGCGAGATGGGCATCGCCAGCGTCGCGGTGCATTCCACCGCCGATGCCGATGCCATGCATGTGCGCATGGCCGACGAGACCATCTGCATCGGCCCCGCCCCCTCGCCCGAAAGCTATCTGTCGCCGCTGGCCATCATCTCGGCCTGCGAGGTGACCGGCGCCCAGGCGATCCACCCGGGCTATGGCTTTCTTTCCGAAAACGCCCGCTTCGTGCAGATGGTCGAGGATCACGGCCTGACCTTCATCGGCCCCTCCGCCGAGCATATCCGCGTCATGGGCGACAAGATCACCGCCAAGGACACGATGAAGGCGCTCGGCGTGCCCTGCGTGCCCGGCTCCGAGGGCGGTGTGCCCGATGTCGAGGCCGCCAAGAAGATCGGCCGCGAATTCGGTTACCCGGTGATCATCAAGGCCACCGCTGGCGGTGGCGGGCGCGGCATGAAGGTCGCCAATTCCGAAGCGGAAATGGAGCGCGCCTTTCAGACCGCGCGGGCCGAGGGCAAGGCCGCCTTCGGCAATGACGAGGTCTATATCGAGAAATACCTGCAAAAGCCGCGTCATATCGAGATCCAGATCTTTGGCGACGGCAAGGGCAACGCGGTGCATCTGGGCGAGCGCGACTGTTCGCTGCAACGGCGCCACCAGAAGGTGTTCGAGGAGGCCCCCGGCCCCTGCATCACCCCCGAAGAGCGCAAGCGCATCGGTGAGACCTGCGCCAAGGCCGTGGCCGATCTGAAATACTCCGGCGCCGGCACCATCGAGTTCCTCTATGAGGACGGCGAGTTCTATTTCATCGAGATGAACACCCGGCTTCAGGTGGAACACCCGGTGACCGAGGCGATTTTCGGCGTCGATCTGGTGCGCGAGCAGATCCGCGTGGCGGAGGGCTATCCGCTCTCCTTCACCCAGGAGGATCTGACCATCGACGGCCACGCCATCGAGGTGCGGATCAACGCCGAGAAGCTGCCGAACTTCACCCCGTGCCCCGGCAAGATCACCCAGTATCACGCGCCGGGCGGCCTTGGCGTGCGGATGGATTCGGCGCTTTATCAGGGCTATGCGATCCCGCCCTATTACGACAGCCTGATCGGCAAGCTGATCGTCAAGGGCCGCGACCGGACGGAGGCGCTGTCGCGGCTCAACCGGGCGCTGGGAGAGCTGATCGTTGACGGTGTCGACACCACGGTGCCGCTGTTCCACGCGCTGCTGCAAGAGGACGCAATCCTCGCCGGCGATTACAATATCCACTGGCTGGAGAAGTGGCTGGCCAAGGATCCGTTCTCCGCCGGCTGA
- the aat gene encoding leucyl/phenylalanyl-tRNA--protein transferase, whose protein sequence is MILTPELLLQAYRSGIFPMAEHRDDPELFWVDPRRRGIIPIGGLHVSRSLARRLRQDDYSVTVDTDFAGVIDACADRSETWINAEIRELFIGLHARGQAHSLEVWMQGDLAGGIYGLELGTVFCGESMFSRRRDGSKIALCWLMDLVTRAGFTLFDTQFLTEHLASMGGVEISRAQYRARLEEALVFRADFAGTELAASGQDVVQRITQTS, encoded by the coding sequence ATGATACTGACGCCGGAATTGCTGCTCCAGGCCTACCGCTCGGGCATCTTTCCGATGGCCGAGCATCGCGACGATCCGGAGCTGTTCTGGGTCGATCCGCGGCGCCGGGGCATCATCCCCATCGGCGGGCTGCATGTCTCGCGCAGCCTCGCCCGCCGTCTGCGGCAGGACGATTACAGCGTTACGGTGGATACGGATTTCGCCGGCGTCATCGACGCCTGCGCCGACCGCAGCGAGACCTGGATCAATGCCGAAATCCGCGAGCTCTTCATCGGCCTGCATGCACGCGGACAAGCGCATTCGCTCGAAGTCTGGATGCAGGGCGACCTGGCGGGCGGCATCTACGGGCTGGAGCTGGGCACGGTGTTCTGCGGCGAGTCGATGTTCTCGCGCCGCCGCGACGGCTCCAAGATCGCGCTCTGCTGGCTGATGGATCTGGTCACGCGCGCCGGCTTCACCCTCTTCGACACGCAATTCCTGACCGAGCATCTTGCCTCCATGGGCGGAGTCGAGATCTCACGCGCGCAATATCGCGCCCGGCTCGAAGAGGCGCTGGTGTTCCGGGCGGATTTCGCGGGAACCGAGCTGGCCGCCTCCGGTCAGGACGTGGTGCAGCGCATCACCCAGACGTCGTAA
- a CDS encoding DUF2155 domain-containing protein, with protein MIRILALALGLAASALPAQEATSTGTGAEMRGLDKLTGKASDIEISAGETLRFGRIEISLRECRYPQDDPAGDAFAFITVREAGEAEPVFRGWMIASSPALNAMDHQRYDVWVMRCTTS; from the coding sequence ATGATCCGCATTCTGGCACTCGCGCTGGGGCTCGCCGCAAGCGCGCTGCCGGCGCAGGAAGCGACCAGCACAGGCACCGGTGCGGAGATGCGCGGGCTCGACAAGCTTACCGGCAAGGCCTCGGATATCGAGATCTCGGCGGGCGAGACGCTGCGTTTCGGCCGGATCGAGATCAGCCTGCGCGAATGCCGTTACCCGCAGGACGACCCCGCGGGGGATGCCTTTGCCTTCATCACCGTGCGTGAGGCGGGCGAGGCCGAGCCGGTGTTTCGTGGCTGGATGATCGCCTCTTCGCCGGCGCTCAACGCCATGGATCACCAGCGTTACGACGTCTGGGTGATGCGCTGCACCACGTCCTGA
- the mlaD gene encoding outer membrane lipid asymmetry maintenance protein MlaD, producing the protein MSTSTTEVLVGGAVLAAAIAFGAYAVTSTGFRLGEAGYPLSASFRSLEGITVGSDVRLAGVKVGTVTGIALNPETYRADMSMTVQDEIQIPDDSAIVISSEGLLGGNFVEISPGGSLFYYEAGDEILDTQGSVSLISLLLKYVAGGSEE; encoded by the coding sequence ATGAGCACGTCCACCACAGAGGTGCTGGTCGGCGGCGCGGTGCTCGCCGCCGCGATCGCGTTCGGCGCCTATGCGGTGACGAGCACGGGCTTTCGCCTGGGCGAGGCCGGCTATCCGCTGAGCGCCAGCTTCCGCTCGCTCGAAGGCATCACCGTGGGCAGCGACGTGCGACTGGCCGGCGTCAAGGTCGGCACGGTCACCGGCATCGCGCTGAATCCCGAGACCTACCGCGCCGACATGTCGATGACGGTGCAGGACGAGATCCAGATCCCCGACGACAGCGCCATCGTGATCTCTTCCGAGGGGCTTCTGGGCGGCAATTTCGTGGAAATCAGCCCCGGCGGCTCGCTGTTCTATTACGAGGCGGGGGACGAGATCCTCGACACCCAGGGCTCTGTCAGCCTGATCTCGCTGCTGCTGAAATACGTCGCCGGAGGGAGCGAGGAATGA
- a CDS encoding NADH:ubiquinone oxidoreductase subunit NDUFA12, whose translation MGILNSLLSALTWWNGATLNTRLWSSRNGQRVGEDEQGNTFYQTKDGKRRWVIYNGEIEASRVSPDWHGWLHHTFDAPPTDRPLPHKSWEKPHIENLTGTALAYAPQGSIRKVEPKPRQDYEAWSPE comes from the coding sequence ATGGGCATTCTGAACTCGCTCCTGAGCGCTTTGACCTGGTGGAACGGGGCCACGCTCAACACCCGTCTCTGGAGCAGCCGCAACGGCCAGCGCGTCGGCGAGGATGAGCAGGGCAACACCTTTTACCAGACCAAGGACGGCAAGCGCCGCTGGGTCATCTATAACGGCGAGATCGAGGCGAGCCGGGTCAGCCCCGACTGGCATGGCTGGCTGCATCACACCTTTGACGCGCCGCCCACCGACCGGCCGCTGCCCCACAAGAGCTGGGAAAAGCCGCATATCGAAAACCTGACCGGCACCGCGCTGGCCTATGCGCCGCAGGGCTCTATCCGCAAGGTGGAGCCGAAGCCGCGTCAGGATTACGAGGCTTGGAGCCCGGAATAA
- a CDS encoding RidA family protein, with the protein MTIRRISSGGAFEAKIGYCRAVVAGGFVHVAGTVGQGETVTEQCRSALDVIGKALAEAGVSFADVVRVNYYLPDASEFEPCWPILAETFGENPPAATMIECNLIAPQYRIEIEVTALAAG; encoded by the coding sequence ATGACAATCAGGCGGATTTCTTCCGGCGGCGCTTTCGAGGCGAAGATCGGCTATTGCCGCGCCGTCGTGGCCGGTGGCTTCGTGCATGTGGCCGGCACCGTGGGGCAGGGCGAGACGGTCACCGAACAGTGCCGCTCGGCGCTCGATGTGATCGGCAAGGCGCTGGCCGAGGCGGGCGTGAGCTTTGCCGATGTGGTGCGGGTCAATTACTACCTGCCGGATGCGTCGGAGTTCGAACCCTGCTGGCCGATCCTGGCGGAAACCTTCGGGGAAAACCCGCCGGCGGCCACGATGATCGAATGCAACCTGATCGCGCCACAATACCGGATCGAGATCGAGGTGACGGCGCTGGCGGCGGGGTAA
- the rpoH gene encoding RNA polymerase sigma factor RpoH yields MSNYANLPAPSPEAGLSRYLSEIRKFPLLEPEEEYMLAKRWVEDQDAPSAHKLVTSHLRLAAKIAMGYRGYGLPQAEVISEANVGLMQAVKRFDPEKGFRLATYAMWWIRASIQEYILRSWSLVKLGTTSAQKKLFFNLRKAKSRIGALEEGDLRPEHVEKIATDLGVTEDEVISMNRRLSGGDASLNATVGSDDDGSMQWQDWLEDEDADQAADYAERNELEARRTMLAQAMDVLNERERDILTQRRLAEQPVTLEELSGVYDVSRERIRQIEVRAFEKLQKRMRDLAQDQGMMAEA; encoded by the coding sequence GTGAGTAATTATGCCAATCTCCCGGCACCATCGCCCGAAGCGGGCCTGAGCCGGTACCTGTCCGAGATCCGGAAGTTTCCGCTTCTGGAACCGGAAGAAGAATACATGCTGGCCAAGCGCTGGGTCGAGGATCAGGATGCGCCGTCCGCGCATAAGCTGGTCACCAGCCACCTGCGCCTCGCGGCCAAGATCGCCATGGGCTATCGCGGCTATGGGTTGCCGCAGGCTGAGGTGATCTCCGAGGCCAATGTCGGCCTGATGCAGGCGGTCAAACGCTTCGACCCGGAAAAGGGCTTTCGCCTGGCGACCTATGCGATGTGGTGGATCCGCGCGTCGATTCAGGAATATATCCTGCGGTCGTGGTCGCTGGTGAAGCTCGGCACCACCTCGGCGCAGAAGAAGCTGTTCTTCAACCTGCGCAAGGCCAAGTCGCGCATCGGCGCGCTGGAAGAGGGCGATCTGCGCCCCGAGCATGTCGAAAAGATTGCCACCGATCTCGGTGTGACCGAGGACGAGGTGATCTCGATGAACCGGCGCCTGTCGGGTGGCGACGCCTCGCTGAACGCGACCGTGGGCAGCGACGACGACGGCTCGATGCAGTGGCAGGACTGGCTGGAGGACGAAGACGCCGACCAGGCCGCCGATTACGCCGAGCGCAACGAGCTTGAGGCGCGGCGAACCATGCTGGCTCAGGCGATGGATGTGCTGAACGAGCGCGAGCGCGACATTCTCACCCAGCGCCGTCTGGCCGAACAGCCGGTGACGCTGGAGGAGCTCTCGGGCGTCTACGATGTCAGCCGCGAGCGGATCCGGCAGATCGAGGTGCGCGCCTTTGAAAAGCTGCAAAAGCGCATGCGCGATCTGGCGCAGGATCAGGGGATGATGGCGGAGGCCTGA